The following proteins are encoded in a genomic region of Neisseria perflava:
- a CDS encoding bifunctional biotin--[acetyl-CoA-carboxylase] ligase/type III pantothenate kinase gives MTDLNSRHWALLAALSDGLPQHVSQLARVVGMKPQQLNGFWQQMPGHIRGLLRQHDGQWRLVRPLAVFAEESLQQIAGQQGFRVQLKHECSSSNDEIMALARQSADLAHKALCVAHFQTKGRGRQGRSWVNRQGECLMFSLGWAFDKPQYELGSLALVVALACRRALADIGLDVNIKWPNDLVVANDKLAGILIETARVENKTVAVIGIGINFVLPKEVENATSVQALFQTASKQGVSVKTLLNAVLAQLDALLNEYAQNGFASCIGEYDAANRDTGRPVLLLQEGRIVHEGVVKGVDAQGALRLLTDNGEKTIVSGEISLRPDNRPAQPAVAKPERFLLLDGGNSQLKWAWVENGTFSEVGRAPYRDLAQLGEEWLQFADDDVKIVGCAVCGSVKKAMVEEQLTRPVEWLSSMPQALGIRNHYRRPEEHGSDRWFNALGSRRFTQNACIVVSCGTAVTTDALTEDNHYLGGTIMPGFHLMKEAMALKTANLNRPIGKVYPFPTTTPNAIASGMMDAVCGALMMMHGRLKDKTGEGKSVDIIITGGGAARVVQALPESFVHDNQVKIVDNLVIHGLLHWIAHRNGQ, from the coding sequence ATGACGGATTTAAACAGCCGCCATTGGGCCTTGCTCGCCGCGCTTTCAGACGGCCTGCCGCAACACGTTTCTCAGTTGGCGCGTGTGGTTGGGATGAAGCCGCAACAATTAAACGGATTCTGGCAGCAGATGCCGGGCCATATCCGCGGTTTGCTGCGCCAGCATGACGGGCAATGGCGTTTGGTGCGCCCTTTGGCTGTGTTTGCCGAAGAATCTCTGCAACAAATAGCCGGACAACAGGGTTTTCGTGTGCAGTTGAAACACGAATGTTCGTCCAGTAACGACGAAATTATGGCATTGGCGCGCCAGTCGGCAGATTTGGCGCATAAGGCCTTGTGCGTGGCGCATTTCCAAACCAAAGGACGCGGACGGCAAGGGCGGAGTTGGGTCAACCGACAGGGCGAATGTCTGATGTTCAGCTTGGGCTGGGCATTTGACAAGCCGCAGTATGAGCTGGGTTCGCTGGCATTGGTGGTGGCATTGGCCTGCCGCCGTGCGCTTGCCGATATCGGTTTGGACGTAAATATCAAGTGGCCGAACGATTTGGTCGTGGCCAACGATAAATTGGCCGGTATTTTGATTGAAACGGCGCGGGTAGAGAATAAGACTGTCGCCGTCATCGGCATCGGCATCAATTTTGTATTGCCGAAAGAAGTTGAAAACGCCACTTCCGTGCAGGCCTTGTTTCAGACGGCCTCTAAGCAGGGTGTAAGTGTCAAAACCTTATTGAATGCGGTATTGGCGCAACTCGATGCGCTGTTGAACGAATACGCGCAAAACGGATTTGCGTCATGTATCGGCGAATACGATGCCGCTAACCGCGACACAGGCAGGCCGGTATTGCTGCTTCAAGAAGGGCGCATTGTTCATGAAGGCGTAGTCAAAGGCGTGGATGCGCAAGGCGCGTTGCGTTTGTTGACCGACAATGGCGAGAAAACCATTGTCAGCGGCGAGATCAGCTTGCGTCCGGATAACCGTCCGGCGCAACCTGCCGTCGCCAAGCCGGAACGCTTTTTGCTGCTGGACGGCGGCAACAGTCAGTTGAAATGGGCGTGGGTAGAGAACGGCACATTTTCCGAAGTCGGCCGCGCGCCGTATCGTGATTTGGCCCAGCTGGGCGAAGAATGGCTGCAATTTGCCGATGATGATGTGAAGATTGTCGGTTGCGCCGTGTGCGGTTCGGTCAAAAAAGCGATGGTGGAAGAACAATTAACCCGTCCGGTCGAATGGCTGTCCTCCATGCCGCAGGCTTTGGGTATCCGCAACCATTACCGCCGCCCTGAAGAACATGGCTCCGACCGTTGGTTTAATGCGCTGGGCAGCCGCCGCTTTACGCAAAACGCCTGCATCGTCGTCAGCTGCGGCACAGCCGTAACCACCGACGCGCTGACGGAAGACAATCATTATCTCGGCGGCACCATCATGCCCGGTTTTCACTTGATGAAAGAGGCGATGGCGCTCAAAACCGCCAACCTTAACCGTCCCATCGGCAAGGTATATCCGTTCCCAACCACAACGCCGAACGCCATTGCCAGCGGCATGATGGATGCCGTTTGCGGCGCGTTGATGATGATGCATGGCCGTCTGAAAGACAAAACGGGCGAGGGCAAATCGGTCGATATTATTATCACAGGCGGCGGCGCGGCCAGAGTCGTGCAGGCGCTGCCGGAGTCATTCGTTCATGACAATCAAGTGAAAATCGTCGATAATCTCGTGATTCACGGGCTCTTGCATTGGATTGCCCATCGCAACGGACAATAA
- a CDS encoding adenylyltransferase/cytidyltransferase family protein, with amino-acid sequence MSEWPAPEFESKICPPEKLAERLAALPRPLVFTNGCFDILHRGHVTYLAQARSAGAALVLALNTDASVRRQGKGDDRPINPLENRAAVTAALTSVDLVTWFDDDTPAALIEMVKPDVLIKGGDWPVDKIVGAAETFARGGKVFSIPFLHQTSTTKTLAKIREAGGGE; translated from the coding sequence ATGTCCGAATGGCCAGCTCCAGAATTTGAATCCAAAATTTGTCCGCCCGAAAAGCTGGCGGAGCGTTTGGCGGCATTGCCCCGTCCGCTGGTGTTTACCAACGGCTGTTTCGATATTCTCCATAGGGGCCATGTAACGTATCTGGCGCAGGCGCGATCGGCCGGTGCGGCTTTGGTGCTGGCGTTGAATACCGATGCTTCGGTGCGCCGTCAGGGCAAAGGGGACGACCGTCCGATTAATCCTTTGGAAAACCGCGCGGCAGTGACAGCGGCATTGACGAGCGTGGATTTGGTCACATGGTTTGATGACGATACGCCGGCCGCGCTGATTGAAATGGTCAAACCCGATGTGTTGATTAAAGGCGGCGACTGGCCTGTGGATAAGATTGTCGGTGCGGCCGAGACGTTTGCGCGTGGCGGCAAAGTATTTTCGATTCCGTTTTTACACCAGACTTCGACCACCAAGACTTTGGCGAAAATCCGCGAAGCCGGAGGAGGCGAATGA
- the prmC gene encoding peptide chain release factor N(5)-glutamine methyltransferase — protein sequence MTLDEWLRQSALPKNEARMLLQYALGYTRAQLVTRGTDDLAESALQTLEALAQRRLKGEPMAYLLGEREFYGRCFAVNPHVLIPRPETEHLVEAVLKHLPPQGRVWDLGTGSGAIAVTVALERVDADVRASDISVGALDTARQNAAELGAKVEFAQGSWFDTDRPSEGRYDVIVSNPPYIEDGDEHLSQGDLRFEPQNALTDFSDGLSHIRHITQEAPKYLKANGWLLFEHGYDQGEAVRNIMLENGFAEVATEQDLAGLDRVTLGRLPA from the coding sequence ATGACGCTTGATGAATGGTTGCGCCAATCGGCACTGCCCAAAAATGAAGCGCGGATGTTGTTGCAATATGCGCTGGGTTATACGCGTGCGCAGCTGGTGACACGCGGTACGGACGATTTGGCAGAATCCGCCCTGCAAACCTTGGAGGCTTTGGCACAACGCCGTCTGAAAGGCGAGCCGATGGCCTATCTGTTGGGCGAACGCGAGTTTTACGGACGATGCTTTGCCGTCAATCCCCATGTGCTGATTCCCCGTCCTGAAACCGAGCATTTGGTGGAAGCCGTACTCAAACACTTGCCGCCGCAAGGCCGTGTGTGGGACTTGGGGACGGGCAGCGGCGCCATTGCCGTGACCGTCGCACTTGAACGCGTTGATGCCGATGTTCGCGCATCCGACATCAGCGTTGGTGCTTTGGATACTGCCCGTCAAAATGCGGCCGAATTGGGCGCAAAAGTCGAGTTTGCGCAGGGTTCGTGGTTTGATACCGACAGGCCGTCTGAAGGCCGATACGATGTGATTGTTTCCAATCCGCCGTACATCGAGGACGGCGATGAACATTTGTCGCAAGGCGATTTGAGGTTTGAACCGCAAAACGCGTTGACCGACTTTTCAGACGGCCTCAGCCATATCCGCCATATTACCCAAGAAGCCCCAAAATACCTGAAAGCCAACGGCTGGCTGCTGTTTGAACACGGCTATGACCAAGGCGAAGCGGTGCGGAATATTATGCTGGAGAACGGTTTTGCCGAAGTGGCAACCGAACAGGATTTGGCTGGATTGGACAGGGTCACGCTGGGGCGTTTGCCTGCTTAG
- a CDS encoding cell division protein has protein sequence MKWLFAVLVALNIIVFGSMVAYRTQHKTAKPESALEGGTHELLRPSSLDAPKAEPQQASQPDWVVVESDGLIMAEPESEEAEALRKKQEAQQLKEKKEKMRREKEAQERRAAEEEMGAAGVERLCTSSATVVMDEDDYHRIKGLLGKWPHAASRSIEKRNGASGGETSSKTFRVVLPADGDTSAQLDALGSRGFSGSIHNGEISVDVTRSRSSAQVLISRLSSAGFGGARIVEQEDRSAPDTGLSVARMTVVFMAVDERDAQDIRNIVGRYGKLNMKTCR, from the coding sequence ATGAAATGGCTGTTTGCGGTCTTGGTCGCACTCAACATCATTGTTTTTGGCAGCATGGTTGCCTATCGGACACAACATAAAACCGCCAAACCCGAATCTGCCTTGGAAGGCGGTACTCACGAATTATTGCGCCCATCTTCTTTGGACGCGCCTAAAGCCGAGCCGCAGCAGGCATCGCAACCCGATTGGGTGGTGGTCGAATCAGACGGCCTGATTATGGCAGAACCTGAATCCGAAGAAGCGGAAGCCTTGCGTAAAAAGCAAGAAGCGCAGCAGTTGAAAGAGAAAAAAGAAAAAATGCGCCGCGAGAAAGAAGCGCAAGAGCGCCGTGCCGCTGAAGAAGAGATGGGCGCGGCCGGAGTGGAACGCTTGTGTACCAGCAGCGCCACCGTGGTGATGGATGAAGACGATTACCACCGCATCAAAGGCCTGTTGGGCAAATGGCCTCATGCGGCCAGCCGCAGTATCGAAAAACGCAACGGCGCATCCGGTGGCGAAACTTCTTCCAAAACCTTCCGCGTAGTCTTGCCTGCCGACGGCGACACTTCCGCCCAGCTTGATGCCTTGGGCAGCCGCGGTTTTAGCGGCAGCATTCACAACGGCGAAATCAGCGTTGACGTAACACGCAGCCGTTCTTCCGCCCAAGTTTTGATTTCACGCTTGTCCAGCGCAGGTTTCGGCGGCGCGCGTATTGTCGAACAGGAAGACAGAAGCGCACCCGATACCGGTTTGAGCGTAGCACGCATGACCGTGGTCTTTATGGCGGTCGACGAGCGCGATGCCCAAGACATCAGAAACATTGTCGGCCGTTATGGCAAGTTGAACATGAAAACCTGCCGATAA
- a CDS encoding lipid A biosynthesis lauroyl acyltransferase, with amino-acid sequence MKAAFLFLYLIRLLPFCVLHKIADAIGILAYYAVKPRRKVGEVNLKKCFPELNDSQRTALLKRHFQHMAKLMLEYGLYWYAPADKLRSLVRYQDKHHLDEALAAGEKVIILYPHFTAFEMAVYTLNQDVPLTSMYSHQKSKALDEQILKGRHRYNNVFLIGRTEGLRAIIKHLRKSDAPFLYLPDQDFGRNDSIFVNFFGIQTATITGLSRIAGMTKAKIIPAIPTREADNTVTLRFYPAWDNFPTEDVEADTQRMNDFIEERVREHPEQYFWLHKRFKTRPEGESSFY; translated from the coding sequence ATGAAAGCCGCCTTCCTTTTTCTCTACCTCATCCGCCTGCTGCCTTTTTGCGTGTTGCACAAGATTGCCGACGCGATCGGTATTCTCGCCTATTACGCAGTCAAACCGCGCCGCAAAGTCGGCGAGGTCAACCTCAAAAAATGCTTTCCCGAGCTGAACGACAGCCAGCGCACCGCCCTGCTCAAACGCCATTTCCAACACATGGCCAAGCTGATGCTCGAATACGGCCTCTACTGGTACGCGCCTGCGGACAAGCTGCGCTCGTTGGTACGCTATCAAGACAAACACCATCTCGACGAAGCCCTCGCCGCCGGCGAAAAAGTCATCATCCTCTATCCGCACTTTACCGCATTTGAAATGGCGGTTTACACGCTCAATCAGGATGTGCCACTGACCAGCATGTATTCGCACCAAAAAAGCAAAGCCCTAGACGAGCAGATCCTGAAAGGCCGCCACCGCTACAACAATGTTTTCCTGATCGGCCGCACAGAAGGCCTGCGCGCCATCATCAAACACCTGCGCAAAAGCGATGCACCCTTTCTTTATCTGCCCGACCAAGACTTCGGCCGCAACGATTCCATTTTCGTCAATTTCTTCGGCATTCAGACGGCCACGATTACCGGCCTCAGCCGTATCGCCGGCATGACCAAAGCCAAAATCATTCCCGCCATTCCCACGCGCGAAGCCGACAATACCGTAACCCTGCGCTTCTATCCGGCTTGGGACAATTTCCCGACCGAAGATGTCGAAGCCGATACCCAGCGCATGAACGACTTCATCGAAGAGCGGGTACGCGAGCATCCCGAACAATATTTCTGGCTGCACAAACGCTTCAAAACCCGTCCCGAAGGCGAAAGCAGCTTTTATTGA
- a CDS encoding valine--pyruvate transaminase: MQFSAFGEKFTQHSGILQLMDDLGDALKSDKPVNMLGGGNPAKIAEVNAVFADVFSKLAAEHAVENIGNYSNPQGDAALIAALTEFLNREYGWNLTADNIALTNGSQNAFFYLFNLFGGKFNLSDGQTAEKAILLPLAPEYIGYADVHVEGQHFISVKPKIENVEHEGEAGFFKYRVDFDALESLHELKEGKVGAICCSRPTNPTGNVLTDGEMARLDALAQEHGIPLIIDNAYGMPFPNIIYSDVTLNWHENIILCFSLSKIGLPGVRTGIIVAAPEVVKAVSSLNAIVNLSPTRFGAAIAAPLLNDGRLKQLADQVIQPFYRRQAQTAVSLLKRELGAYPLKIHKPEGAIFLWLWFENLPVSSQTLYEMLKAEGTLIIPGEHFFVGIDTQDYPHAHECIRMSIAQDAETLEKGIAAIGRVVRGLYDKK; encoded by the coding sequence ATGCAGTTTTCAGCATTCGGCGAAAAATTCACACAACACAGCGGTATTTTGCAGTTGATGGACGATTTGGGCGACGCGCTCAAAAGTGACAAGCCCGTCAATATGCTTGGCGGCGGCAATCCGGCGAAGATTGCTGAAGTCAATGCGGTGTTCGCCGATGTGTTTTCTAAACTGGCAGCGGAACACGCTGTTGAGAATATCGGCAATTATTCCAATCCGCAGGGAGATGCGGCGCTGATTGCGGCTTTGACTGAGTTTCTCAACCGTGAATACGGCTGGAACCTGACGGCGGACAATATCGCGTTGACCAATGGTTCGCAAAACGCGTTTTTCTATTTGTTCAACCTGTTCGGCGGCAAATTCAATCTTTCAGACGGTCAAACGGCTGAAAAAGCCATTTTGTTGCCGCTTGCGCCTGAATATATAGGTTATGCCGACGTGCATGTCGAGGGGCAGCATTTTATTTCGGTAAAACCGAAAATCGAAAATGTCGAACACGAAGGCGAAGCGGGCTTTTTCAAATACCGCGTGGACTTTGACGCGCTGGAAAGCCTGCACGAACTGAAAGAAGGCAAAGTCGGCGCAATTTGCTGTTCTCGCCCGACCAACCCGACCGGCAACGTGCTGACCGACGGCGAAATGGCGCGGCTGGACGCTTTGGCGCAGGAACACGGGATTCCGCTGATTATCGACAACGCTTATGGAATGCCGTTCCCGAATATTATTTACAGCGATGTGACGCTCAACTGGCACGAAAACATCATCCTCTGCTTCAGCCTTTCTAAAATCGGCCTGCCCGGCGTGCGTACCGGCATTATTGTCGCCGCGCCGGAAGTGGTCAAAGCCGTCAGCAGTTTGAATGCGATTGTGAACCTGTCGCCAACCCGTTTCGGCGCGGCGATTGCGGCGCCGCTGTTAAACGACGGCCGTCTGAAACAGTTGGCCGACCAAGTGATTCAGCCGTTTTACCGTCGGCAGGCGCAAACGGCGGTTTCCCTGCTCAAACGCGAATTGGGTGCGTATCCATTGAAAATCCATAAGCCCGAAGGTGCGATTTTCTTGTGGCTTTGGTTTGAAAACCTGCCGGTTTCGTCGCAAACCTTGTACGAAATGCTCAAGGCTGAAGGTACGCTGATTATTCCGGGCGAGCATTTCTTTGTCGGCATCGATACGCAAGATTATCCGCACGCGCACGAGTGCATCCGCATGAGTATTGCGCAGGACGCGGAAACGCTGGAAAAAGGCATTGCCGCGATCGGTCGCGTGGTGCGCGGTTTGTACGATAAAAAATAA
- the tldD gene encoding metalloprotease TldD, producing MQQTYAAVQRDLLEANHLSPDLLAQSLSIIGANHVDYADIYCQRTAYESWHLEEGIVKSGSFQIDQGVGVRAVSGDKTAFAYADSLCIDSINRSAKAVRVIGAAGGEASVKVPTPAYGKPVHMAIDPISSLDSAAKVALLNKVETLAKAADPRIVQVMAGLTCEYDMVYIARLDGKHAADIRPMVRMNVTVIAKQGERREQGSAGGGGRYDLAYFDENLVCRFVDAAVKQALTNLESRPAPAGEMTVVLGNGWPGVLLHEAVGHGLEGDFNRKETSVFSGRIGERVAAKGVTVVDQGDIADRRGSLNIDDEGNETRRTVLIEDGILVGYMQDETNARLMGTQSTGNGRRESYASAPMPRMTNTFMENGGYEPEEIIASIDKGIYAVNFGGGQVDITSGKFVFSASEAWWVEGGKLQYPVKGATIIGNGPEVLKHVSMIGNDSTLDSGIGVCGKEGQSVPVGVGQPTLRIDAGLTVGGSEI from the coding sequence ATGCAACAAACCTACGCCGCCGTACAGCGAGATTTGCTCGAAGCCAACCATCTTTCCCCCGATTTGCTTGCCCAAAGCCTGAGCATTATCGGTGCTAACCATGTCGATTATGCCGACATCTATTGTCAGCGCACTGCCTATGAAAGCTGGCATTTGGAAGAAGGCATCGTCAAATCGGGCAGCTTCCAAATCGATCAGGGCGTGGGCGTGCGTGCCGTTTCGGGCGATAAAACTGCTTTTGCCTACGCCGACAGCCTGTGTATCGATTCGATCAACCGCTCTGCCAAAGCAGTTCGCGTGATTGGTGCGGCCGGCGGCGAAGCCAGCGTCAAAGTACCGACACCTGCCTACGGCAAGCCTGTCCACATGGCGATTGACCCTATTTCTAGCCTTGATTCCGCTGCCAAAGTTGCGCTGTTGAACAAAGTTGAAACGCTGGCCAAAGCCGCCGATCCGCGTATCGTGCAAGTGATGGCCGGTTTGACCTGCGAATACGACATGGTGTACATCGCCCGTCTGGACGGCAAACACGCTGCCGATATCCGCCCGATGGTGCGCATGAACGTTACCGTCATTGCCAAGCAGGGCGAGCGTCGCGAGCAGGGCAGCGCGGGCGGCGGCGGGCGTTATGATTTGGCGTATTTCGATGAAAACTTGGTTTGTCGGTTTGTCGATGCCGCCGTCAAACAAGCCCTGACCAATCTTGAGTCCCGTCCTGCGCCTGCCGGCGAGATGACCGTCGTTTTGGGCAACGGCTGGCCGGGCGTGTTGTTGCACGAAGCGGTTGGACATGGTTTGGAAGGCGATTTCAACCGCAAAGAAACCAGCGTTTTCTCCGGCAGAATCGGCGAGCGTGTGGCCGCCAAAGGCGTTACTGTCGTTGACCAAGGAGATATTGCCGACAGACGCGGTTCGCTCAATATCGACGACGAAGGCAACGAAACTCGCCGCACTGTATTGATCGAAGACGGGATTTTGGTCGGCTATATGCAGGACGAAACCAACGCCCGCCTGATGGGTACGCAATCGACCGGCAACGGCCGCCGCGAAAGTTACGCTTCTGCGCCTATGCCGCGCATGACCAATACCTTTATGGAAAACGGCGGCTATGAGCCGGAAGAAATCATCGCGTCCATTGACAAGGGCATTTACGCCGTCAACTTTGGCGGCGGACAAGTGGACATTACCAGCGGCAAATTCGTGTTCAGCGCATCCGAAGCGTGGTGGGTGGAAGGCGGCAAGCTGCAATATCCTGTCAAAGGCGCGACCATCATCGGCAACGGCCCCGAAGTGTTGAAACACGTTTCCATGATAGGCAATGACTCCACGCTCGACAGCGGCATCGGCGTCTGCGGCAAAGAAGGGCAGAGCGTTCCTGTCGGCGTAGGACAACCGACCCTGAGGATTGATGCCGGACTGACCGTCGGCGGTAGTGAAATTTGA
- a CDS encoding carbon-nitrogen hydrolase family protein, giving the protein MMRSLRAAAVQMVSSTNPETNIATMKRLVREAAEQEADWVLLPEYWPLMGKNDTDKLAFAEPLDDGSVGETCHTRFQTALSETARECGVVLFGGTVPLQSPNAGKVMNTMLVYDRDGSRIGLYHKMHLFGFSGLGERYAEADTILAGSDVPNLSVDDVPLAAGVCYDLRFPEFFRAQQPFDVLLLPAAFTYTTGKAHWELLLRARAVENQCYVIASAQGGLHESGRRTFGHSMIIDPWGDVLATLPEGEGVICADLDTARLQSVRTRLPALKHRLL; this is encoded by the coding sequence ATGATGCGCTCTTTACGCGCCGCCGCTGTGCAAATGGTGTCGTCCACCAACCCCGAAACCAATATTGCCACCATGAAGCGCCTTGTCCGCGAGGCGGCCGAACAAGAGGCGGATTGGGTGTTGCTGCCCGAATATTGGCCGCTGATGGGCAAAAATGATACGGACAAGCTGGCATTTGCCGAGCCTTTGGACGATGGAAGCGTTGGCGAAACCTGCCACACCCGTTTTCAGACGGCCTTAAGCGAAACGGCAAGGGAATGCGGCGTGGTGTTGTTTGGCGGCACGGTTCCATTGCAAAGCCCAAACGCTGGCAAGGTGATGAACACGATGCTGGTGTATGACCGCGACGGCAGCCGAATCGGGCTTTACCACAAAATGCACCTTTTCGGCTTTTCCGGTTTGGGCGAACGCTACGCTGAAGCCGATACGATACTGGCGGGAAGCGATGTGCCGAATTTAAGCGTGGACGATGTTCCGCTGGCGGCCGGCGTCTGCTACGATTTGCGCTTTCCTGAGTTTTTCCGCGCCCAGCAGCCGTTTGATGTTTTGCTGTTGCCTGCCGCGTTTACCTACACGACCGGCAAGGCGCATTGGGAATTGCTGCTGCGCGCCCGTGCGGTGGAAAACCAATGCTACGTCATCGCGTCGGCACAAGGCGGACTACATGAAAGCGGCCGCCGCACATTCGGCCACAGTATGATTATCGATCCTTGGGGCGATGTGTTGGCGACGTTGCCGGAAGGCGAAGGCGTGATTTGTGCCGATTTGGATACCGCGCGACTGCAAAGCGTGCGCACGCGCCTGCCTGCCCTGAAACACCGATTACTTTAA
- a CDS encoding DUF1328 domain-containing protein: protein MLHYSIVFFIIAIIAAVLGFGGIAGSAAGIAKILFAGFLILSVISLIFGRKK, encoded by the coding sequence ATGCTTCATTATTCGATCGTTTTCTTTATAATCGCTATTATTGCAGCTGTATTAGGTTTCGGTGGTATTGCAGGTAGTGCGGCAGGCATAGCCAAAATTTTATTTGCTGGTTTCTTGATCTTGTCGGTGATATCACTGATTTTTGGCAGGAAGAAATAA
- a CDS encoding CsbD family protein, whose product MNEDIIKGKWEQLKGKAKEKWGELTNDDLDIIEGKRDQLAGKLQERYGRTKDEAEKEIDDWLNS is encoded by the coding sequence ATGAATGAAGATATTATCAAAGGAAAATGGGAGCAACTTAAAGGTAAAGCCAAAGAAAAATGGGGCGAATTGACAAACGACGATTTGGACATTATCGAAGGCAAGCGCGATCAGTTGGCTGGTAAGCTCCAAGAGCGTTACGGTCGCACTAAAGATGAAGCTGAAAAAGAAATTGATGATTGGTTGAACAGCTAA
- a CDS encoding 3'-5' exonuclease, with the protein MTPILAFDIETIPDVNGIRQLYDLPADLPDNEVVLFAQQQRRAKTGSDFMQHHLHQVVAISCCMRWGQDKIRVSTIGDPEDSEEVMIAKFFEVIENYTPQLVSWNGGGFDLPVLHYRALIHGISAARYWDMGDGDFGDSRDFKWNNYISRYHTRHCDLMDLLALYQPRASVPLDDMAKLCGFPGKLGMDGSKVWDAYHAGRLKDIRDYCETDAANTYLMYMRFRMMSGALDADEYEVEIKRIKHYLAAQAEEKQHWAEFVAAWR; encoded by the coding sequence ATGACTCCGATACTCGCCTTCGACATTGAAACCATTCCCGACGTAAACGGCATCCGCCAGCTTTACGATTTGCCTGCCGATTTGCCCGACAACGAAGTCGTCCTGTTTGCCCAACAGCAACGCCGCGCCAAAACCGGCAGCGACTTTATGCAACACCATCTGCACCAAGTCGTCGCCATCTCCTGCTGTATGCGCTGGGGGCAAGACAAAATCCGCGTCAGCACCATCGGAGATCCCGAAGACAGCGAAGAAGTCATGATTGCCAAGTTCTTCGAGGTCATCGAAAACTATACGCCGCAACTCGTCAGCTGGAACGGCGGCGGTTTCGACCTGCCCGTCCTCCACTACCGCGCCCTGATACACGGCATCAGCGCCGCCCGCTATTGGGACATGGGTGACGGCGATTTTGGCGACAGCCGCGACTTTAAGTGGAACAACTACATCAGCCGCTACCACACCCGCCATTGCGACCTGATGGATTTGCTCGCCCTCTACCAACCGCGTGCCAGCGTGCCTTTGGACGATATGGCCAAACTCTGCGGCTTCCCCGGCAAACTGGGCATGGACGGCAGCAAGGTTTGGGACGCTTATCATGCAGGCCGTCTGAAAGACATCCGCGACTATTGCGAAACCGATGCCGCCAATACCTACCTGATGTATATGCGCTTTCGCATGATGAGCGGCGCGCTCGATGCCGACGAATACGAAGTCGAAATCAAACGCATCAAACATTATCTGGCTGCACAAGCCGAAGAAAAACAACACTGGGCGGAGTTCGTCGCTGCTTGGCGTTAA
- a CDS encoding porin, whose translation MNLKLLLTAALSTAALAAHADVQLYGSIKSGIETSQTRFGGQTYSRTAVADQGSHIGLRGSHPIGGGTNFIWEVEQDTPVGKSGSIRQDWRERRDNFGR comes from the coding sequence ATGAACTTGAAACTTCTCCTCACTGCCGCACTTTCCACCGCCGCGCTCGCCGCACATGCCGACGTACAGCTTTACGGCAGCATCAAAAGCGGCATCGAAACCTCGCAAACCCGTTTCGGTGGTCAAACATACAGCCGAACCGCCGTTGCTGACCAAGGCAGCCACATCGGTTTGCGCGGCTCACATCCGATTGGCGGCGGAACGAATTTTATTTGGGAAGTCGAACAAGATACTCCGGTCGGTAAAAGCGGATCCATCCGCCAAGACTGGCGCGAACGTCGAGATAATTTTGGCCGTTAA
- the ruvC gene encoding crossover junction endodeoxyribonuclease RuvC gives MSQFQPTRILGIDPGSRVTGFGVIDVHGREHHYVASGCIKTPTGASLSERIAVIVRHIDEIIRHYQPHQAAIEQVFVNVNPAATLMLGQVRGAAIAALVMHDLPVFEYTALQVKQAVVGKGKAAKEQVQHMVVQMLALSGTPQADAADGLAVALTHALRNHGLASQLNPDGLQVKRGRFQW, from the coding sequence ATGTCCCAGTTCCAACCCACACGCATTCTCGGCATCGACCCCGGCAGCCGCGTGACCGGCTTCGGCGTGATTGATGTCCACGGCCGCGAGCATCATTATGTTGCTTCCGGCTGTATCAAAACGCCGACCGGCGCGTCGCTTTCCGAACGCATCGCCGTGATTGTCCGCCATATCGATGAAATCATCCGCCACTATCAGCCGCATCAGGCGGCCATCGAGCAAGTGTTCGTCAACGTCAACCCGGCCGCGACTTTGATGCTCGGTCAGGTGCGCGGTGCCGCGATTGCCGCTTTGGTCATGCACGATTTGCCCGTGTTTGAATACACCGCGCTTCAGGTCAAGCAGGCGGTGGTTGGCAAGGGTAAGGCCGCCAAAGAGCAGGTGCAGCATATGGTGGTCCAAATGCTTGCACTTTCAGGTACGCCGCAAGCCGATGCCGCCGACGGACTCGCCGTCGCCCTCACCCACGCCCTGCGCAATCACGGATTGGCTTCGCAACTCAACCCCGACGGCTTGCAGGTCAAGCGCGGCCGTTTTCAATGGTAG